From the Pirellulales bacterium genome, one window contains:
- a CDS encoding DUF1553 domain-containing protein: FDQADPNLIVPQRDVTGTPPQALYLMNSTFMLENAEQLATRLLTERSDAERVDLLYRLTLGRAATSAERNRILVFVRSPRDDNATPLDLWTLVSQAVLSMPEFRFVF; encoded by the coding sequence TTCGATCAGGCTGACCCTAATCTGATCGTGCCGCAACGCGACGTCACCGGTACGCCCCCCCAAGCGCTCTACCTGATGAACAGCACGTTCATGCTCGAAAACGCCGAGCAACTGGCCACGCGGTTGCTTACCGAACGATCCGATGCCGAACGGGTCGATCTGTTGTACCGATTAACATTGGGGCGTGCGGCTACCTCGGCCGAGCGGAACCGCATTCTTGTTTTTGTCCGTTCACCGCGCGACGATAATGCGACGCCGCTCGACCTGTGGACTTTGGTGTCGCAGGCCGTGTTGTCGATGCCGGAATTCCGTTTTGTATTTTGA